The Gadus macrocephalus chromosome 20, ASM3116895v1 genome includes a region encoding these proteins:
- the LOC132448697 gene encoding carboxypeptidase O-like, whose protein sequence is MPSSGLLVFLLVLHANLKFSLSLGVSERIWNYNYTRYHPMDEISSWMDSVEEQNPKLVTSLVYGQTFEKRDIKLLKFGLPDPGGLEKKAVWVDCGIHAREWIAPAFCQWFVKEILQSYNESDVRLTKFLQKIDLYVTPVLNVDGYMFSWTNQSTRLWRKSRSLPPQGCGCHGVDLNRNFNANWGTVGVSTDCCSNTYCGVSPASEPEAKAVTDFVGTRVEQFLCYLTIHSSGQLILLPYGHPQITAPNYEELVSVGKAAASEMKKLYGMEYRVGTSPQILYANSGSSRDWARLLGIPFSYTFELRDKGEFGHLLPEDQIKPACEEAYVGVTSILSYVYDKNFPNDKLPTAAATACVHATGLIVMTTLATLLVTLGSV, encoded by the exons ATGCCGTCCTCTGGGCTGCTGGTGTTCCTGCTGGTGCTTCATGCCAACTTAAAGTTCAG TTTGTCGCTGGGAGTTTCAGAGAGGATATGGAATTACAACTACACCAGATATCATCCTATGGATGAG ATCTCCAGTTGGATGGACAGTGTGGAGGAGCAGAACCCTAAGCTGGTGACCTCCCTTGTCTACGGCCAGACATTCGAGAAGAGAGACATTAAGCTACTCAAG TTTGGTCTGCCGGATCCCGGGGGTCTGGAGAAGAAGGCGGTGTGGGTGGACTGTGGGATCCACGCCAGAGAGTGGATCGCTCCAGCCTTCTGCCAGTGGTTTGTTAAAGAG ATTTTACAGTCCTACAACGAAAGTGACGTGAGGCTGACCAAGTTTCTGCAGAAGATTGACCTCTATGTGACCCCTGTGCTCAATGTGGACGGATACATGTTCtcctggaccaatcagagc actCGTCTCTGGAGGAAGTCCAGGTCCCTCCCTCCTCAAGGCTGTGGTTGCCACGGCGTCGACCTTAACcgaaatttcaatgcaaactgGGGGA CGGTGGGTGTGTCAACTGACTGCTGTTCCAACACGTACTGCGGCGTGTCTCCAGCCTCTGAACCCGAGGCCAAGGCAGTGACGGACTTTGTTG GTACTAGGGTGGAACAGTTCTTGTGCTACCTGACCATCCACTCCTCTGGTCAGCTGATCCTCCTGCCTTATGGACACCCCCAGATAACAGCCCCCAACTACGAAGAGctg GTGTCAGTGGGCAAGGCAGCAGCCTCTGAGATGAAGAAGTTATACGGAATGGAGTACAGGGTTGGAACATCTCCACAAATACTGT ATGCTAACTCCGGGTCCAGTAGAGACTGGGCGAGGCTGCTGGGCATTCCCTTCTCCTACACCTTTGAGCTGAGGGACAAAG GGGAGTTTGGCCACCTGCTCCCAGAGGATCAGATCAAGCCCGCCTGTGAGGAGGCCTACGTGGGGGtcacctccatcctctcctaCGTGTACGACAAGAACTTCCCTAACGACAAACtgcccaccgccgccgccaccgcctgcGTGCACGCCACTGGGCTCATCGTCATGACGACACTGGCTACACTCCTCGTTACGTTGGGATCTGTGTGA